TGAGTATACCACCACCATTAAAGATTACAGCCAGTTCAGCATTATCTATTTGGTAGCCCCATACCATAATCTGTATTAGCTCGCTTACGGGGATATTTTGCATAAATACACAAAGCAAACAGCTAACGATGACACAACTAGACATTAACCATAACACTCTTATTTTGAATAGGGCTAGAAAAATAATAAGTATCGCTGGTAATAACACTATCCAATGCAGATTAAAATAATCTGGGATTAAATCGAGCACTGCTAAGGTTTGCGGTGTTGCTGTAGTTGTTAAGCCAAGTAATAGATAAATGGCGCAAGTCACGATAAAAGGCACAAGACTGGTTTTTATCATTAGCTTTATATTTTGGTAAATATTGGTTTGGGTGAGAGTACTTATCAGCAGTGCACTGGTTGATACTGGGGAACAACGATCACCCACATAAACGCCTGATAAAATAGCACCGCCTACCAGTACTTCATTAATCCCCATAATATTACCAAGGCTCATACAAATAATGCCGATGGTTGCGGATGTTCCCACAGCAGTACCTGTAATAATAGAGATTAGGCAGTTAAGTAAAAATACAATTAAAATAAATAATGAAGGAATAATCAGGTGGGATGAGGTGTAGGTAATAAAGGGAATAGTGCCAGAGGCTCGCCATGTAGCGGTTATTATTCCCACCAATATAAGTACCAGTAAAATAACTTTTATTTGGTAAACGCCTTGTAGTGACATTCGCATAACTTCTTTAAAGCTATGCTTTTTTAGTAATCCATAGCAGAAGAAAAGAATATAGCCCACTAGTAAAGCATATAAAACAGATAAGTTAGCTAATAGACAAAATAGTAAGGCAAGGCCAAATAGGCTAATAACGATTAGTTCCATGATTGCGTATAGGATTTTGTAGTGGTTGCTATCAATTTAAATTTGGCTGCTTGAGTGGATAGTTACATTCTATATTGTGTACACAAGTATGCCATGCTCTATTAAAGAGTTCTAGTATTCGTAGTAGGTTATGTGAATTATCTGGATGACTTCTATTCAGGCAAATAGTTGGGGTTACTTTGAAATGATTATTAACTATCTTTAAAGTTAATTTAACTAACCTATTACCTGCGTCAATCTTTTCTCAAATTCACATTTACCAGCCACTAAAAAGGGCATAGACTTTTCACTAAGTTGTAGTCAGATATAGCATTTTTGCTAAGGAAGCAGGTGAAATTCCTGCGCAGCCCCCGCTGCTGTAAGGTGGACGAATCTGTTGTAACCACTGAGGAAACTCGGGAAGGAACAGAGGAGGATGAAGCCAAGCCAGAAGACCTGTCTGATTACAGAAGAATACCCCCTTCGGTGGGAAGGGTTATATCTATGAAATATTTATTTTCTCTATATAACCTTACCTGCATGAAGCGAGGAATATTTGTTACCTAACAAATTAAGGTTATAACGATGAATATAAGATTCAAGCGTTTATCAGTAATTGGCGGGGCGGCCTTACTGGTATTATTTCCGCAGCAAGCTTTTGCAATGCATATTATGGAAGGGTTTCTACCACCTGTTTGGGCTGGTACTTGGTGGGCAATCTATATTCCTTTTTTAATTTTGGGCATTTATCAATTAAAGAAAATATCTACAGGCAGTACTGATAAAAAAGTATTACTAGCACTTTGTGCCGCTTTTGTGTTTGTGCTTTCTTCTTTAAAAATGCCATCAGTTACGGGTAGTTGTTCTCATCCTACGGGTGTTGGTTTAGGGGTGGTGATGTTTGGCCCTTGGGTGATGGCTGTTTTAGCAGGTATTGTTTTATTATTCCAAGCCTTGTTTTTAGCCCATGGAGGGTTAACCACTTTAGGCGCTAATGGTATGTCAATGGCAGTATTTGGCCCTGTGGTTGGTTACTACATTTGGCGAATTTCATGCAAATTTAAAATCCGTAAAGATGTCGGGGTGTTTTTATGCGCCTTTACTGCGGATATCGTTACTTACTTTGTCACTTCTATTCAGTTAGCAGGCGCTTTCCCAGATCCACAATTAGGTTTTGTGGCCGCAGCCACTAAATTTATGAGTATTTTCTGCTTAACACAAATCCCTATTGCCATTGCTGAGGGGTTATTAACAGTTATTATTTATAATGTTATTACTGAGCGTAAAATTGCACCAGCAGGGGGCTTTACACAATGAAAAAGAATCTGTTGTTATTAACCATTGTGGTAATTATGTGTTTAGTTCCCTTTTTCCTCCCTTCCAATAAAGGGGCAGAGTTCAGTGGTGCAGATGGTCAAGCTGAGGAGGCTATTACCCAAAGCCATCCTGATTATGAACCATGGTTTGAGTCTTTCTTTGAGCCTGCTAGTGGTGAGGTAGAGAGTTTGTTATTTACCTTACAAGGCTCCATTGGTACAGGGATAATTTGCTATATTTTAGGCTTTTATCGCGGTAGAAGGCCAAAGACTGATGTTAGAAATTGATCATTATGCTTATCAAAGTCGCTGGCGCGAAATAAATCCGCTAACTAAGGCATTAGCCTATATTGTTTTATTGCTAGTGGCTTTGTGTTCAATAGGATTAGTTCAATTAATTATTTTAGTTGTGCTAGCACCTATCACTTGTTATGTGACGCGTATTAGTTTTAGCAAATACTGTCGATGGATGATGGTTCCTTTTGCTTTTCTGATGGTGAGTGTAGTAGGT
This portion of the Entomomonas sp. E2T0 genome encodes:
- a CDS encoding Na+/H+ antiporter NhaC family protein encodes the protein MELIVISLFGLALLFCLLANLSVLYALLVGYILFFCYGLLKKHSFKEVMRMSLQGVYQIKVILLVLILVGIITATWRASGTIPFITYTSSHLIIPSLFILIVFLLNCLISIITGTAVGTSATIGIICMSLGNIMGINEVLVGGAILSGVYVGDRCSPVSTSALLISTLTQTNIYQNIKLMIKTSLVPFIVTCAIYLLLGLTTTATPQTLAVLDLIPDYFNLHWIVLLPAILIIFLALFKIRVLWLMSSCVIVSCLLCVFMQNIPVSELIQIMVWGYQIDNAELAVIFNGGGILTMLKVIAIVCISATYSGIFSGTDILKGLKSSIAASSKYLNVFGSTLLTSFCTAIISCNQTLTIILTYLLCRDLTTDNKELAINLEDTAVVVSPLIPWSVACAAPLITVGAPTLSIVLACYLYLIPLWRLFFLKRYPLVNN
- a CDS encoding energy-coupling factor ABC transporter permease, translated to MNIRFKRLSVIGGAALLVLFPQQAFAMHIMEGFLPPVWAGTWWAIYIPFLILGIYQLKKISTGSTDKKVLLALCAAFVFVLSSLKMPSVTGSCSHPTGVGLGVVMFGPWVMAVLAGIVLLFQALFLAHGGLTTLGANGMSMAVFGPVVGYYIWRISCKFKIRKDVGVFLCAFTADIVTYFVTSIQLAGAFPDPQLGFVAAATKFMSIFCLTQIPIAIAEGLLTVIIYNVITERKIAPAGGFTQ
- a CDS encoding energy-coupling factor ABC transporter substrate-binding protein, which gives rise to MKKNLLLLTIVVIMCLVPFFLPSNKGAEFSGADGQAEEAITQSHPDYEPWFESFFEPASGEVESLLFTLQGSIGTGIICYILGFYRGRRPKTDVRN